Within the Anguilla rostrata isolate EN2019 chromosome 6, ASM1855537v3, whole genome shotgun sequence genome, the region TTCAATCTGATCTAGGGTACGAGCTGACACGGCATCATTACAGCTCAGTGGTAATACGTGGaacactgaaagaaaatgacagaaatgtttcAACTGCAGTGAAGCTGACTTCTTCCCTCCGGGATCTTTTATGTTTGGAATGGTGTTTTGCTGTCATTGAGGTGTCACTGATAATAGGTGACCTACCTGAGCTTGTGCTGGGGGGCTGCCCTTTACGGGCAGTGCTCTGTGGGCTGTGGCTGCCAGGTGGCTGTAACACAGTAAGAGGCCGGCGTCAGTGTCACCAGCTGGTGCTCCGTACTGGGGTAAAAGCCCCTGTGCTGTATGCACAGAGCATAATGTAGGCCTTACCAGAGTGTCATGAGGAAGTTGACAAGGTGCTTGGGCTGCAGATCCTGTAATGACCGGTACAGAACCTCGTCATACCTGTTAATCGGTAGACAGCATACATTCCATtagctcttacacacacacacacacacacacacacacacacacacacacacacacacatacacacccgcacgcacgcacacatagacacactccAGTAGCTTTCGCCTTTCTTTCCCAGAGGACACAGCTTCTGCTGGAGGCAAACACTCACCTTTGGTTGTCTGAAAAAccagttcaggaaaaaaaaaactgccacctCCAGAAGGGCTTTGTTGAAAAGCGCCCAATCGAGTTTATGCAGCATTGTTAAATTTGATACGatacagtgacatcacatgttACTTGTAAATATTTCTCAATACAACTGAAAAGGACACAGGCATTTAGGTTGATGCACTGTGTGAAAAAACTGGTCATACCAGAGGATCAGCATTTCTGACCTCTAAAAGCAGAATGGCTTCTGGTTTCCAGAGGCACACCCTTATTTTCAACAGCTGGTGAGATACTTGGGCACAAAGATGAGTGTCATATCCACAATGACTAAAAATCAGGTTCAACTTTACAAAGCAAAGAAGCCTGAAAGTACTCTTCATTTCTGAATAACTACGAGGGACAAACCCCAAACGGACAAGAAGAGTCCGTATTCCCAGAGAGCACTAAGCTGGAATGCAGATCTGCTATCAGGTGTCAACATTTCATTCCTCCTGAGACGATTATGAAAATGCGGGCAATATTATTCTGAAACGCAAGCTTAAGGATTTTTCACAGCGACTAAGCCTGTTCTGGAGATCGGTATGTACTGGCATAGCAGCATTCCAAATCTCCCTACTGCCCCAGAGCAGCTGAAGATTTTGCATGACCAACTAATCTTTATCAGGGGTTGGGAATCAGACATCTTCACTCTGTATAAACTGCCCTGctaaagtgagagagaggaaacaaactgtaatgcttgtttatttgttattccTGTTTTATAATGATATAATAAAGGGATTGCGTAATCGCTGCATAATCAGCATAAATGATAGTAATTATGCAAATTGAGTGTAGAACTAggcaaaatgttaattttccCAGGTGGATCTTCCAACCTAGTATACACTGAAACATACACTGGCAAAGGTAAATATCCATACTTCTGGACCAAATCCACATTTGGCAATATGTTGGCACCAGGCCAGCATATTACCATATATGGGCCTAGCCAATCGTACGTTAGCTATGAACAGCTGGCCTGCAGCTAAGACAGATCTGTACAAACATCCCTCTAAAGTGGACAGGTGCCCTTGTGCTGTAGTCATAAAATGTGCAAACAGAAGATCACCTCACCGTAGAAGGTGCTGCAGTATATTGATGCTACACTGCTCCTGGAGAAGCTGTGGATCAAAGACTGCCTCCAAACTGCCCTCATGCATCCGGATGAGGCTGAAACAAGGCCGCTGTTTAAATGCcccacagtgatgtcacaaggtAAGGCTACTAAGGTTGAATTAAATAGTCAACAAAGGCGGAGGGGTTTGCTCATGTGAAGACATGCAAAGTCAGATCCGTGTTTTTTCATTATGGAGTTTAGACAACTTTTCAGGTTTATGTTCAAATGTCTGCAATTGGAAATTTGAAAAGGTGGCAAATGGGTTGTTctatgagaaaatgaaaaaccaaagaaaatagGTGGTTCAAAGATACACATTTgtaaagatttttcttttttgtaaatgttattcatatatattttttacaaactAAAAAGATATGGTAAAATTACAGTGGTAATGTGAACTAATTTAAGGTATACTATATACCTTTTTAGAGGACACACTTAGGTGCCCTTTAAATTATCAGCTGACAACAAATTACACAGCTGCATTAAgctgtaaatgtatttaaaaaacacacagagctgctgtatGCCTCTTGGTGGTCTTGGCCAGTCACCAGCACTTATATCCAGTATGACCTGTGTCCGCTCACCTGCGCAGCCTGGCATGTGTGTACTGCAGGAACACGCCCGTGTTCCCCTGGGCCTGGAGCACTTGGTCCCAGCTGAACGCGTAGTCGGATACCAGCGGGCCTTTGAAGTCCTGCAACGGAGACGGCGGCACAGCCACACCCTCAGAATTCCCCCCAACGCTGGCTCGTCTCGGCAGCGGGCGGGGCAGTTCTCAAGTTTAAAGTGCAGCAGAGGCCTGGTATCTCAGTAACGGCAGAACGGGTGAAATTTTACCTGGACTATGAGAGCGCTGATCCCCACTTCCTGTGCCGTGTCTTCAGGGTCCTCCAGGTCTTTAGTGGCTGAGGGAAATGAAAGTGCAGGCAAAATGTTGTCTAAAATGTAGGGTCTGAGAAGCATGTGTGAGTTTTCTCTAAAATTAACTCACACTTGAATCTAAAACATATCTGGTAATATTATCTTTAAATAATTcaccagaaatgttttttttatgcgtCTAagcttcaaatatttaaaactcaAGAAAGAATTGCGTGTTGgtaaacacagaaatgaaataagaGTACTACTATTTAGTGATTTGGGTAAAAAAGAACATGTTACAAAAGTACACTTATGGAGTTCTTTCAGCACCTTCAGCATCTTTCAGAACCAGGGCCTACAAGCAGGTGCCACAGAAGTATGTGGAAATGCCATAGCCTTCAAAGATACACCTAATGGCTGTACTGACAGGCTGTTGTACAAAAGTGAGAAACACATACTTTTCCTTCTACTATCCGTTTGTATAAACGAGCCGAGCCCTTACTCCTGGATTCCTTCATGTTCCTCAGCATCCTGGCGCGAGCCTCGTCCAGCACGTCCTCCAGGAAGACCACCTCGCCCTGCCGCGTCTTCATGCCCTGCACCAGGCCGAAGGGCACATGGAGACagctgcagaggagagaggagaacgCGCACACTCTCTCATGAACCGACAGCGGTCAGGGCTCACACCAACCACAGTAACCAGTCCAGCACTGAGGACTCATACTAACCACAGTAACCAGCCCAGCACTGAGGCCTCATACTAACCACAGTAGCCAGCCCAGCACTGACGCCTCATACTAACCACAGTAACCAGCCCAGCACTGAGGCCTCATACTAACCACAGTAACCAGCCCAGCACTGAGGCCTCATACTAACCACAGTAGCCAGCCCAGCACTGACGCCTCATACTAACCACAGTAACCAGCCCAGCACTGAGGCCTCATACTAACCACAGTAACCAGCCCAGCACTGACGCCTCATACTAACCACAGTAACCAGCCCAGCACTGAGGCCTCATACTAACCACAGTAACCAGCCCAGCACTGACGCCTCATACTAACCACAGTAACCAACACAGCATTCAGGTTGTACAGCAACCACAGAACCAGCCCTCATCTTCTTTTCTGGCATGTTTTTCAAAAGGCATTTTGCATGCAAAGTGTTGCTCTGGTAAAGGCCTGTTCACTGAAATatctatttaattatttaacaaaatacagaatTGCTTCCCCGGATTTAACACATTGTTGAATTTGATTTTGCGTAAGGTTGAGGAGACTGTTGAAGCATACACCACTAGGGGTGCTGCTGAGTCTATAGTGATGCGTTACCTCTGTGCCCACTCATATCCCACGGCCTGGAGAATCTGGAACATCTGCTGAAAATGGCCACTCTGGCTTTTATCTGTCTTCACAGAAAGAACAACACAAAAGTCTGCAAGTATCTCTCACCTCTCCAACTCAGTTTCACCAGGGTAAACAGTTGAAAATGGTCAGATGCTCCTTACCACATATATCATCTCATCAAATGCGTATTTTTCCTTGCGCGCAATGGCTGCAGCAATATCTCTGTAAGAATACATGAAAATGACCAATCACACAGTACATCATGCTTTTCCATTCTTAGCATTGCAATAGTTTTCAATGCGTTATTTTTTTGTAACGTGTGCTGATGGGCCTCAGTGTGATAAGCGGCTGTGATATATCTAGGGTGTGGTCTGGTGGGTGTCTGCAGGGCTACTTGCCTGGTGATATAGAGAGAGGTCCCATCACTACGCACCACCGTGGAGTAGTAAGACATGTCTTTGGCTGGGGAGAGATCCACAACTCCTGTCCCCTTCcttttaaaggaaaaagaaaaaaagtcgaACGTTTAGGTACAAATTTCCAAATGAAtcattaatgtgttttatttctgtttgaagaaaaatacacaaaatggtCTCAGAGCATGTAATATAATAACacgttttaaaatgtctgttaatTCTGGACCTGTGACAGAATAGGAAAATGAGGCTACAATTGTTCtttcattcatatatatatatataaatttttttttttttttggggccaTTTAAAGGAAGCCCCTACTGTAAAACAATATGAACTCAAATGCAGGCAATGGTGAATTAAGAATATCTCtcatttcattccatttttatttgtgattcaAAAAGTGGCTCACCAAAGTTTCCCTTTTTTCGAAGGAACAACAGTTCCCTGTAACCAGGGATGTGGTTTTACGGACCGTtgatttgcattaattattcaCTTTCAAAAGTATgtctcattttcaaaaaggtcAACACAATCTTTATATCTTTCCATTAACACAATACAGACCAGTGAACGCATTCAGAATCTCCAGTGTCCATAAGCCACGCTCTTTGGTCATATTTAACATGGTGCAATCTCTGTACACAGTGCTGGTGTTTGCTTGGGGCCTCTGCACTGTGGGCGTGGCTTGGGAACATGCTCAGTGGTTTTTTGTACACGGTAGTTATGTTTGATTGGTGCCTCTGCATTGTGGGCGTGGCTTGGGAACATACTTATTAGTTTGTACGCAGTGGTTGTGTTCGATTGGTGCCTATGCACGGTGGGCGTGGCTTGGGAACATACTCAGTGGTTTGCAGCAGGCCCTGGTCCTTAAGCTGCCGCAGCACCTCCTTGGCCTGGCTCTGATGGAACGACTCCCCCGAGTACTCATCAAAGTGGACTCCTAAACGCTGAGTCACATCAGACAGAGACTGAGGACACGCTCACGCAGACAAAGACCAagctgagaaaacaaacagaaccacCCTTACGCAAACAGCACACTTCCATACATGTAGAATGCGTGTTTGCGGTAGCTTTGTTTGAACAGATGATTCATGCCCAAAGCTATGAAGCGGGAAAAATGTGAACgtataaaaaaaatgatcaggGACGTGATCAGCAATACCTTGTAAATCCGCTGGTACTCTTCTATAGTGATGTCTCTGAAGCGTTGCCATAACGACAGAGCCTGCTCCTCTCCTTGCTCCAGGCATCGAAAGAACTCTCTGGCTGCGAGCCAGATGCTTTCATCACTCTCCGCCTCCCTGTTGACCCGGACATACACCTATAGAGCACACACCAAGCACACAGTCACCTTCTCAGATAGAGCAGCGTCATCTCCACATACAATGAACAGGATGTTGATACTCATTCACATTCATCTGCCATTCTTCCACTGCCCCGCCTACTGTTCTGCTGCACTGCAGAACTGAACAGTGATAAACCCTATGCCGAAAAACCTTTGAGGTCTGATGACAAGCCGAGGAGGATCTATTTATAAAGTGAATTAGGGTCTAGTACGATACAATATGAATAAACTACATATTAAAGGGTACCTTTAAGCTGTTCTCTGaaagaatatatattataatttaaacacacacttaTTCAAGTAAATATACAGATGTATGAGCATTTTTGTTGAAACTTTAAGTTATTTTCCATGCAAGAAACATCAAAATCATGCggaagaaataaaaactaaataagagttttaaaaaataagctaCACTGTACAAATACTAATGGATGGTAAAGCACTCAAACAACTCAAAGATGGCCAAAACTGAGTTCAATGTGTCCTAAACcaaaatttgaatgaaaataaatgagccACACCAGTTCTACATCAACAGTAGCCTCTATGAAGCTCTTAATGTAGAACTTCTTTGAAGAAATCAAGCctgtaaataacatttttgtatgtgccagttaattaaataaaggaaaggttcacaattatttgaaaatagtaGTGACATATGCATTAGGTCAAATTTAACTAGTGGTTTAtaatttagtaaaatgaagTACATGGAGGTGCAACTACACATATTTCTTGCATTTTATTCCCTCATCGAAGCCCTACTTACAAACGACTCAAAACTTACATCAAATAGGTGCTGTAAGGGGTTCACTCTTAGTTTCTCCTCGGAACCAAAATGCTGAAAGCCAGCTCCCAGCAGCCCTTAATTCCAAAGGAGACAGGAAATTGCACTCAGGTCTAAAGATCTAAAGAAGGCTTCAAGGAACTCAAATTACAATATCAGGTTTTCTTTCAAACTAAACTTTTATCAAGGTGAGAAATCGGTAACTACAGGTATCTTCAGCCAAATGACTGCAATATGTTCCTGAATTTCATAGTTTTGCTGAATGTATACTTCAGACAAAAAACAATAGCAATACACAATTTAGATTTTCAAGATGGTTTGGTAGTATGTATCATATTTGTCAATCAAAGCACAAAGAACTATGACaataatgcatatttcataataataaaatcgGACCATTTCTCAGACAGATTAGCTATTTTATATAAACACGACTTCTGACTTAAAAATTGGTTTTGTCCAagcattcattcatgcattatctatacctgATTATTCCTGGTAAGGGTcacaaagggggtgggggggggagggggggggctatcccagcgtgcatttggcgagaggcaggaatatagcAGGGGACTGTCCAAGCATTAATTTACAAAATTCCCATGCTAGCCCCCTGTCAACTTAATTCGATTTTTTAACCACTGAAATGATTCaagttacagtacagcacagttcAAGACTGTGGCTTTCTGTGGCCATGTGTATTTTCAGTAGCTGCAATGCGTGCACTGATCGAACCATTGTTGTGTGAACTCACCAAACTGCATGCCCCAGTCCCCCAGATAATTCACCCGTATGACTTCATTCCCCACAGTTTCTTTCAGATTGGCAATGAAGTTACCTGGGTGGAAGATGAGAGTAAGATGACACAATGACAGaacttttatgtattatttttttaaaaccaagacacaaagaaaacagttttaataccttttttttagATGAGGCTCAGCCTGTGCATCAGATAACTCAgaacattatcacacacaatAGACGGTCTGCCATCTACTGGTGAATTTTAAAACTCTCAGGTACAAGGTCTCAAAAATATGAATGGCATACATAAAGTAACTTATTTTATAATGGAAtggcaaaacattacattactgccgTATTTATGAGAGAAATATAACAGCTATTCATTATCTGATACATTAGTGTAGCTTTGTTTTGAACTGTCATTCACACAGTTAGTGCTTTAAGCAGCATTGAATGGAGGCAGTGtgatatatatactgtaatatagtTCAAAGGACAGAATGTCATATTCAACATATAATAACTGTGATAAAACATTAACCTTTCTCGCAGGACCTTTTTAGGTGTGTATGGTTGCTTTTCAGCAGTCAACTTAAGCGTAAAGTCCACTTCTGAAAGTGACTTCTGTAAgatgtaaaaataaagtaataaagttAATAAAGGTGATAAAGTGCTCACCAATTATAGTGGAACGTAGGTGTCCAGCATGGAACTTTTTGGCGATATTtggtgaactgaaaaaaaaaaaaatattaaaaaaaaaagaaaaaaagttgagcAACAAAAGGGCAgctaatattattataaatactATCAACAAAACAACTATTTCAATTTAGTCTTACAATGTTTCAGTAATAATGTCACCAGGCTTTTAAATCAGAGTAACAtagtgagaacattttttctGGCCTTGGTTATAAAGTTTCCTCAACAAACACGTTCAGAGACAGTCACCTTAAACGTTTTGAATGCATATGACTGACCTGAACTCTACCAGCGTCCTTCCTTTCTGGAGACTGCTAAAAAGTTCACTTTTCACTCCAAATGAGTGACCCTCCCCATGTAGTTTTTCtaaaattttctgaaaaataaacagaattcaTTTCATAAAGCAAgacagcatttttgttttgttttcagtgataTTATACTCAAACCATTTGTAATGTTCACATTAGCAATGGGGTCCTTCTATTTTTGTCTATTCAAAATGCGTGCGTATCTAATCACAAGAAGGTAAAATAGAATGTTCCACTGACCTCTGCCAAAACTGATCTGctgattttaaagtttattgTTCCACGTCCGACCAATATTTCTTCAACAACATTGTCAGGCTTTAGCTacaaatgaggaaaatataTCAAGCATTACATCATACATGATAATTATATACTGATATTCCATATTTTGTCCAAAAGTCCAAAAGTCTAAATTTCGACATATAAAAGTACAAAAGATCAAAGATTTCACAGGCCCaagattgtaaacaaaaacagaactgtaATGCTACCCGTTGCACCAGCGCTTCTATCTTTGCTTGGATGCCATCTGCAGATGGGAGAGTGCTATTTTGTTGCAGGGAGCTCAGTGAGAATCGGAAGTCTGGAGACTGCCtaacaaatgaaaacaggaatATGTCCGGTGAGGAAGAGGGTGTATATTTTTGAGTCAGCGACACAGAACTGTACAGTTCTGTGGCCAACAGGCATAACTGTTACCAGTCCTCACCAAtcaacataaatacacacacgcacaaataaacgcgcacatacacagacacatgcttAACTGTTTCTTTGAGACGGGAATGGCGGAGATAGATGAAATGAAGGTCTCCTCTGGTTGCCACAAAGCCTTCGAGAGCTAAAACAGAGAAGTCAGCTTTATTAGCTATAACTTATATACTTAGCTGGCTGAGACTAATGACATTATTATACAGGTGCAAGACAAACGAAGGGCATTCAGTTAAAACTTGCCATTAAAACTACTGATGTGTAACAAAGTAGTTGGTGGTTAGCTAaccatctagctagctagctatataatACATTGATGTGGTAGCTAAGGGTTAGCTAACTAGACAATTAGCTAGTTAGCACAGTACCTTCGATGCGATGTGCCTTCTAAAAAAACAAGCCATGAGTACTTAGCTAACCTCTCCAATATTCTGAACCGCAAATCAAATTTCATGACAGCTTGCTAACTACGGACATAATCTTTGCACACATTCGTCGCTCATGCTTTCTGTTATGacattcaaaacacatttcctcGTTACTTCACCTTCGAACTTTGTGTCAACGGTGATTGACCAATGGGAgcgcatgtttttttcccctccctcctaaCGTCACGAATGTTGGAAACTTGTTTTATCATAAAAACTTAATAAGCTTCCATTGAGTAGCGCTCAGTAACCTCATGTATTATTTTAGATAACGTTGTGAGCTTCGCTTTCATCCTGGTGATTTCTTCGTGTTCTATGACATTGGCATTACTAATTTAATATAGTCGTTGAATTTTTGTGTGGTCCTTTCTAGATAATTAAGTCATAGTCCTGTGTTTCTAGAGTCTAATGTAACATGACGTAAATTGTCAGTAGTATAGAGAACGGAATCGTTGGTGCAAACGTATGGTGATTTAAGGTTTAAAGCTAATTGGTGgtattctgtttttatatttccGCTTATTTGAAGCCTATTGTTCTTTCCATGTACCATGTTAATTGTGTTCGATCATATGTTCTGTTTTAGTTTGCTTGGTTTCAGGCTTTCAGTTGCTGATGGAAGAGGTGTTAGTAGGCCAGCCTGGGGTTACTCTTCCCTCTCAACCAAaatagaaaacataaaaataaaaaacccagtGCTGCAGCACAGTAATGGGGGCACTGTGATGTAGATTGTGCCCTCCTTTTTAATGAGATGTTAAATTGAGGTCCTGACTCATGTGGTCATTACAAGATCCCCTggcattttttttgaaagagtaGGGGTGTTAGCCCCGGTGTCcatgtcaaatttaaaaaataataaaaaattttcaaacCCACTTTGATTcccatgaaaaagtaattgccccctgtAACTTAATAACAGATTGCATCACTTGGATCAGCGACTGCAACCAAatacttcctataatttgatatcagtcttttaATTCATTGgagaattttagcccactcttctttgcagaactgctttaattcattcaaattggTATGTTTTTTCGAGCATCTCTGTGTGGT harbors:
- the rars2 gene encoding probable arginine--tRNA ligase, mitochondrial isoform X3, coding for MQFGLLGAGFQHFGSEEKLRVNPLQHLFDVYVRVNREAESDESIWLAAREFFRCLEQGEEQALSLWQRFRDITIEEYQRIYKRLGVHFDEYSGESFHQSQAKEVLRQLKDQGLLQTTEKGTGVVDLSPAKDMSYYSTVVRSDGTSLYITRDIAAAIARKEKYAFDEMIYVTDKSQSGHFQQMFQILQAVGYEWAQSCLHVPFGLVQGMKTRQGEVVFLEDVLDEARARMLRNMKESRTTKDLEDPEDTAQEVGISALIVQDFKGPLVSDYAFSWDQVLQAQGNTGVFLQYTHARLRSLIRMHEGSLEAVFDPQLLQEQCSINILQHLLRYDEVLYRSLQDLQPKHLVNFLMTLCHLAATAHRALPVKGSPPAQAQARLRLFRGTCTVLANGMRILGITPVEKM
- the rars2 gene encoding probable arginine--tRNA ligase, mitochondrial isoform X2, which codes for MLSKALWQPEETFISSISAIPVSKKQQSPDFRFSLSSLQQNSTLPSADGIQAKIEALVQRLKPDNVVEEILVGRGTINFKISRSVLAEKILEKLHGEGHSFGVKSELFSSLQKGRTLVEFSSPNIAKKFHAGHLRSTIIGNFIANLKETVGNEVIRVNYLGDWGMQFGLLGAGFQHFGSEEKLRVNPLQHLFDVYVRVNREAESDESIWLAAREFFRCLEQGEEQALSLWQRFRDITIEEYQRIYKRLGVHFDEYSGESFHQSQAKEVLRQLKDQGLLQTTEKGTGVVDLSPAKDMSYYSTVVRSDGTSLYITRDIAAAIARKEKYAFDEMIYVTDKSQSGHFQQMFQILQAVGYEWAQSCLHVPFGLVQGMKTRQGEVVFLEDVLDEARARMLRNMKESRTTKDLEDPEDTAQEVGISALIVQDFKGPLVSDYAFSWDQVLQAQGNTGVFLQYTHARLRSLIRMHEGSLEAVFDPQLLQEQCSINILQHLLRYDEVLYRSLQDLQPKHLVNFLMTLCHLAATAHRALPVKGSPPAQAQARLRLFRGTCTVLANGMRILGITPVEKM
- the rars2 gene encoding probable arginine--tRNA ligase, mitochondrial isoform X1, producing the protein MACFFRRHIASKLSKALWQPEETFISSISAIPVSKKQQSPDFRFSLSSLQQNSTLPSADGIQAKIEALVQRLKPDNVVEEILVGRGTINFKISRSVLAEKILEKLHGEGHSFGVKSELFSSLQKGRTLVEFSSPNIAKKFHAGHLRSTIIGNFIANLKETVGNEVIRVNYLGDWGMQFGLLGAGFQHFGSEEKLRVNPLQHLFDVYVRVNREAESDESIWLAAREFFRCLEQGEEQALSLWQRFRDITIEEYQRIYKRLGVHFDEYSGESFHQSQAKEVLRQLKDQGLLQTTEKGTGVVDLSPAKDMSYYSTVVRSDGTSLYITRDIAAAIARKEKYAFDEMIYVTDKSQSGHFQQMFQILQAVGYEWAQSCLHVPFGLVQGMKTRQGEVVFLEDVLDEARARMLRNMKESRTTKDLEDPEDTAQEVGISALIVQDFKGPLVSDYAFSWDQVLQAQGNTGVFLQYTHARLRSLIRMHEGSLEAVFDPQLLQEQCSINILQHLLRYDEVLYRSLQDLQPKHLVNFLMTLCHLAATAHRALPVKGSPPAQAQARLRLFRGTCTVLANGMRILGITPVEKM